In a genomic window of Dyadobacter fermentans DSM 18053:
- a CDS encoding RagB/SusD family nutrient uptake outer membrane protein: MKKIILPIFLLAGLSSCHTLDLAPLSEASTGTFYANQTELELAVNDLYRLAFWGNDNELFSDNEWHRGQLTNAVIGGTMNADDAAVQTFWLNAYKAIARANSFLANKDKAASNTPANVMLRLEAEMRLIRAYQYSRLITHFGDVPFLTGPLTLEESYGITRTAKAEILAFVFAELDFAAANLPASYGAAEAKRLTQGAALAIKARTALYTENWAIARDAASAIIQSGVYTLHASYSQLFLRAGESSREIIISIPRDEKQQVFSPAGYVQDNISRNAGGFGAQLPTREIVDAYECADGKPIDESPLYDPKNPFKNRDPRLTANVVEFNTQWLGYNYTPHPDSLTVFSSKENKRVQNRDTRAVAAFASFTGFLWKKGIDQTWPDRLVEDNDAIISRYAEILLTYAEAKIELGEIDASVLSAINQVRARAYGVTGQQTTGYPAVAVTNAAALTKILRRERRVEFPREGLRYMDLIRWRLAEKALSRPVVGLPDPAAQNRAKWPFPGVTPIDDDGIADYSGFGTDVKVLAQRNFDKTRQYLWPIPAVEGRVNTGITQNTGY; encoded by the coding sequence ATGAAAAAAATCATCCTTCCCATATTCCTGCTGGCGGGCTTATCGTCCTGCCACACGCTCGACCTTGCACCGCTTTCGGAGGCTTCCACAGGCACTTTTTACGCCAATCAAACCGAACTGGAACTGGCCGTAAATGACCTGTACCGGCTCGCATTCTGGGGGAACGATAACGAGCTTTTCAGTGACAATGAATGGCACCGCGGCCAGCTGACCAACGCGGTGATCGGCGGTACGATGAATGCCGACGATGCAGCCGTTCAAACATTTTGGCTCAATGCCTACAAAGCAATTGCCCGTGCGAATTCATTTCTGGCAAATAAAGACAAAGCCGCTTCCAACACGCCAGCCAATGTGATGCTGCGCCTGGAAGCCGAAATGCGCCTGATCCGCGCCTACCAGTACTCCCGCCTGATCACGCATTTCGGCGACGTGCCTTTCCTGACCGGGCCACTCACATTGGAAGAGTCGTACGGGATCACGCGCACGGCGAAGGCGGAAATCCTTGCTTTTGTGTTCGCCGAGCTGGATTTTGCGGCAGCCAATTTGCCGGCCAGCTATGGTGCTGCCGAGGCAAAACGCCTCACCCAGGGCGCGGCGCTGGCGATCAAGGCGCGGACTGCTTTGTACACCGAAAACTGGGCCATTGCCCGGGATGCGGCTTCGGCGATTATCCAGTCGGGTGTTTATACATTGCATGCATCCTATTCCCAGCTTTTTTTGAGAGCGGGCGAGAGCAGCCGCGAGATCATCATCAGTATTCCACGGGATGAAAAGCAGCAGGTTTTTAGCCCGGCGGGCTATGTGCAGGATAACATTTCGCGCAACGCCGGCGGCTTCGGTGCGCAGTTGCCTACGCGGGAAATTGTGGACGCCTACGAATGCGCCGACGGAAAGCCCATTGACGAATCGCCCCTTTACGACCCTAAGAATCCATTCAAGAACCGCGACCCGCGCCTGACGGCCAATGTGGTGGAGTTCAACACGCAGTGGCTCGGCTACAACTATACGCCGCACCCCGATTCGCTTACAGTTTTTAGTTCAAAAGAAAATAAAAGGGTCCAAAACAGGGACACCCGTGCTGTGGCTGCATTTGCCAGTTTTACCGGTTTTTTATGGAAAAAAGGCATTGACCAAACCTGGCCCGACCGGCTCGTGGAGGACAACGACGCGATCATTTCCCGCTACGCCGAAATACTGCTGACCTACGCCGAAGCGAAAATAGAATTAGGCGAAATCGACGCCAGCGTGCTCAGCGCGATCAACCAGGTGCGGGCGCGGGCTTACGGCGTTACCGGGCAGCAAACCACCGGTTATCCCGCCGTGGCTGTCACCAATGCAGCCGCTTTGACCAAAATTCTGCGCCGCGAGCGCCGGGTAGAATTCCCCCGCGAAGGCCTGCGCTATATGGATCTGATCCGTTGGAGACTCGCTGAAAAAGCATTGTCACGCCCGGTAGTCGGTCTGCCCGACCCGGCTGCGCAAAACCGCGCCAAATGGCCTTTCCCCGGCGTAACGCCCATTGATGACGACGGCATTGCGGACTATTCCGGCTTCGGTACCGACGTAAAAGTGCTCGCCCAGCGAAATTTTGACAAAACCCGCCAATATCTCTGGCCGATTCCCGCCGTGGAAGGGCGCGTGAACACCGGCATTACTCAAAACACAGGTTATTAA
- a CDS encoding DUF3575 domain-containing protein — translation MKKFTFSLFILLMLSASASAQKRTYAPNIDVHIMPIALAFPDPSLRIGTEYMTSGRWSYGISLGGGLNVLGLHRAPWNSLKSRKYNMVEIRPEVKFYWLRRENVGWYAAAEGVFLRVHRTLGKNDHYLSDSTKLSFDGSKFSKSKAGFVVKLGTKFIVPERLTIDLYTGFGLAKANVRYSRIENPREVSYDPFFEGENFFPGRKWTPLVSFGAKFGLLVWQKQE, via the coding sequence ATGAAAAAATTTACATTCTCGTTATTCATCCTGCTGATGCTCAGTGCCAGTGCATCCGCACAGAAGCGAACTTACGCGCCCAATATTGATGTGCACATCATGCCCATCGCGCTTGCGTTTCCGGACCCTTCACTGCGCATCGGTACCGAATATATGACGTCTGGACGGTGGAGCTACGGAATCTCTCTTGGCGGGGGCTTAAATGTGCTTGGCCTGCACCGGGCTCCATGGAATTCGCTCAAATCGCGCAAATACAATATGGTAGAAATCCGGCCGGAGGTGAAATTTTACTGGCTGCGCCGCGAAAATGTAGGCTGGTATGCGGCTGCCGAAGGTGTCTTTTTACGTGTACACAGGACACTCGGGAAAAATGATCATTACCTGTCAGATTCGACGAAATTGAGTTTCGATGGTTCAAAGTTTAGCAAAAGCAAAGCGGGATTTGTAGTAAAGCTGGGAACAAAATTTATCGTTCCGGAAAGACTGACAATTGACCTCTATACCGGGTTTGGCCTTGCAAAGGCGAATGTGCGGTACTCCCGTATCGAAAACCCCCGGGAGGTGAGTTACGATCCGTTCTTTGAAGGTGAAAACTTTTTCCCGGGCAGAAAATGGACACCGCTGGTTTCGTTCGGAGCAAAGTTTGGCCTGCTGGTTTGGCAGAAACAGGAGTAA
- a CDS encoding RNA polymerase sigma factor — translation MEKPFDNASDLILWQRLREDDEGAFTELTRRYYRKLLHYGQKFTSNTQLAEDALQDLLVNLWLHRKSVKETPSVNHYLMKAFRNQIFKAIKVANRTIEWQDQLDELRADILSEENHFHGDQSLDFGRMTSLLTKLPERQKEVLYLRFFHDLSPEEIASMLEIKPQSVRNIIQRALTNLREHWIAIILILTIYYNYCNK, via the coding sequence TTGGAAAAGCCTTTTGACAACGCCTCCGACTTAATACTTTGGCAGCGCCTCAGAGAGGATGATGAAGGTGCATTTACCGAACTTACCCGCCGCTACTACCGCAAACTTTTACATTACGGGCAAAAATTCACATCCAATACACAACTCGCCGAAGATGCATTACAGGATTTGCTCGTCAACCTGTGGCTGCACAGGAAGTCAGTGAAAGAAACGCCGTCGGTAAACCACTACCTGATGAAGGCTTTCCGGAACCAGATCTTTAAGGCCATCAAAGTTGCCAACCGGACGATCGAGTGGCAGGACCAGCTCGACGAGCTCCGCGCGGATATTCTCTCGGAAGAAAACCATTTCCACGGCGACCAGAGCCTTGATTTCGGTAGAATGACCAGCCTTCTCACCAAGTTGCCAGAACGCCAGAAAGAGGTTCTTTATCTTCGCTTTTTTCACGACCTTAGCCCGGAGGAGATCGCCAGCATGCTTGAAATCAAGCCTCAGTCGGTGCGAAATATCATTCAGCGGGCATTGACCAATCTCCGAGAACACTGGATTGCAATCATCCTAATTTTAACTATTTATTATAATTATTGCAATAAATAA
- a CDS encoding SusC/RagA family TonB-linked outer membrane protein, with product MGQKILLFCLFFFCWTLAAQAQTRQLTGKVTDEAAKGLPGVSIVVKGKQQGTVTDVDGQYRLPISEAEPVTLIFSFVGYESQEIEAGTRSAIDITLKPNDNALSEVVVVGYGTQKKSDLTGAISTIGSREVAGRQTIQISEALQGSIAGVSVTRSSGAPGAGANILIRGITTIGTNNPLVIVDGVPVSSIDNVNPGDVENITVLKDAASAAIYGSRGAAGVILVTTKRAKSGQSSLEYTYEYGVQRATAMPEYVGVQDYMRYFNEQTTNDGASAGPFAPGLIDNYLDSNRVNPDLFPNTNWQKSLLTRRNAPRQRHDLVFTMGTGKIKTKASLGYTNSGAFYDNRSYNRYLFRINNDLQVNNKMSLNLDVFYKRTTNNGNANELPNNTFNPIYESRVMPPIYDDVYSDGRLAFGKDGRNPLAQLRDGGFTKTLNNQIGGRITLNYKPVAGLTLTALIAPVFDLDKNKYFSRQIRYTNPDGSNSTVVNQARTVLTEGRQESIAMNGQVLANYVKDFKGGHNIDALVGYEENYRSFETLSASRSGFALTDFPYLNSGSTELRDNAGSANESGLHSVFGRLQYNYKSKYFIQGNLRSDLSSRFAPAYREAIYPSLSAGWTISEESFIKNIPWLSFLKVRGSWGKAGNERLLDKDGNPAYYPYMATIDFSNALFYQNGSVVPLTGGGQQVYAVENISWETSRTTDFGIDAAFLNDRLSVAADYYMKKTTDILLPLDIPLYLGYDKPNQNAGVLNVRGWELELAWREKINAFSYSVSANLSDAKSTVGDLKGTEFRGDQIIRNGSEYNEWFGYLSNGLFQTQDEITGAPVLNVTTMPGDVRYVDVNKDGKITTDDKVLLGGALPRYLYGGNLRADYAGVDFGISFQGVAKKLSRLNTDAVQPFAEAFGNMPAEMVGNFWSLNNTAQQNLAATYPRLSRTSNAANYSLSDYWLINGGYFRLKNVTLGYTLGQSAVKKAGIQSLRFYLSANDVFSLSKFPKYLDPESASYAYPIVATFMAGATIRF from the coding sequence ATGGGACAAAAAATTCTACTTTTTTGCCTGTTCTTTTTTTGCTGGACGTTGGCCGCCCAGGCGCAAACGCGCCAGCTGACGGGCAAGGTCACCGACGAAGCGGCCAAAGGCCTTCCCGGTGTCAGCATTGTCGTAAAAGGAAAACAGCAAGGCACAGTGACCGATGTAGACGGGCAATACAGGCTGCCCATTTCGGAAGCGGAACCCGTAACGCTCATCTTTTCGTTCGTCGGTTACGAAAGTCAGGAAATCGAAGCGGGAACCCGCTCGGCCATTGACATTACATTGAAGCCGAATGATAATGCATTATCGGAGGTGGTTGTGGTCGGCTACGGTACCCAAAAGAAGAGCGACCTCACCGGCGCTATTTCGACCATCGGGTCGCGGGAAGTGGCCGGGCGGCAGACCATCCAGATCTCGGAAGCCTTGCAGGGAAGCATTGCGGGCGTTTCCGTCACACGCAGCAGCGGCGCGCCGGGCGCTGGTGCCAACATTCTCATCCGCGGGATCACCACGATCGGCACCAACAATCCGCTCGTGATCGTCGACGGTGTGCCGGTCAGCAGCATTGACAACGTCAATCCCGGCGATGTAGAAAATATAACGGTTCTGAAAGATGCTGCGTCAGCGGCCATTTACGGGTCGAGAGGGGCCGCGGGGGTAATTCTGGTCACGACCAAACGTGCCAAATCAGGACAAAGCAGCCTGGAATACACCTACGAATACGGCGTCCAGCGCGCCACGGCCATGCCCGAATACGTAGGCGTGCAGGATTATATGCGGTATTTTAATGAGCAAACGACCAACGACGGCGCGAGTGCGGGCCCGTTTGCACCAGGTTTGATCGACAACTACCTCGATAGCAACCGCGTCAATCCCGACCTTTTTCCCAACACCAACTGGCAAAAATCACTGCTGACCCGCCGCAATGCGCCGCGCCAGCGCCACGATTTGGTTTTTACCATGGGTACCGGAAAAATCAAAACCAAAGCTTCGCTCGGCTATACCAATTCGGGTGCGTTTTACGACAACCGTTCGTACAACCGCTACCTGTTCCGGATCAATAACGATTTGCAGGTCAACAATAAAATGTCATTGAACCTGGATGTTTTTTACAAAAGAACGACCAACAACGGCAATGCCAACGAGCTGCCCAACAACACATTCAACCCCATTTACGAATCGCGCGTGATGCCGCCGATTTACGACGATGTGTATTCCGACGGTCGGCTGGCATTCGGGAAAGACGGCCGGAACCCGCTTGCGCAGCTGCGTGACGGCGGTTTTACCAAAACCCTCAACAACCAGATCGGCGGGCGCATTACGCTCAACTATAAACCCGTAGCCGGACTGACGCTGACAGCCTTGATCGCCCCGGTTTTTGACCTCGACAAAAACAAATACTTTTCCAGACAGATCCGCTACACGAATCCGGACGGAAGCAACAGCACGGTGGTGAACCAGGCGCGGACGGTCCTCACCGAAGGCCGCCAGGAAAGCATTGCCATGAATGGACAGGTGCTTGCCAATTATGTGAAGGATTTCAAAGGCGGCCACAACATCGACGCATTGGTAGGGTATGAAGAAAACTACCGCTCATTCGAAACACTTTCCGCCTCGCGCAGCGGCTTTGCACTCACCGATTTTCCTTACCTGAATTCCGGTTCCACCGAGCTGCGCGACAATGCGGGCAGCGCCAATGAATCGGGGCTGCATTCGGTATTCGGGCGGTTGCAATACAATTACAAAAGCAAATATTTTATCCAGGGAAACCTGCGCTCGGATTTGTCGTCGCGTTTTGCGCCGGCCTATCGCGAGGCGATCTATCCTTCATTGTCGGCAGGTTGGACGATTTCGGAAGAGTCTTTTATCAAAAATATTCCCTGGCTGTCATTCCTGAAAGTACGCGGCTCATGGGGTAAAGCGGGTAACGAGCGCCTGCTCGACAAAGATGGAAATCCGGCTTATTACCCCTACATGGCGACCATTGATTTTTCCAACGCATTGTTTTATCAAAATGGCAGCGTAGTGCCGCTCACAGGCGGCGGCCAGCAGGTGTATGCCGTGGAAAATATATCCTGGGAAACGAGCCGGACCACGGATTTCGGTATCGACGCGGCATTTCTGAATGATCGCCTGAGCGTGGCCGCAGATTATTACATGAAAAAAACCACCGACATTCTGCTCCCGCTCGACATTCCGCTGTACCTGGGGTACGATAAACCCAATCAGAATGCGGGTGTGCTGAATGTAAGAGGCTGGGAGCTGGAACTGGCCTGGCGCGAGAAAATCAATGCATTCAGCTACTCGGTTTCCGCCAACCTATCTGATGCCAAATCCACGGTAGGCGATTTGAAAGGCACCGAATTCCGCGGCGACCAGATCATCCGGAATGGCAGCGAGTATAACGAATGGTTTGGCTACCTGTCCAACGGCCTGTTCCAGACGCAGGACGAAATCACCGGCGCGCCCGTGCTCAACGTAACCACCATGCCCGGCGACGTGCGTTATGTGGATGTCAATAAGGACGGGAAAATCACCACGGACGACAAAGTGCTGCTCGGCGGCGCATTGCCCCGCTATCTCTACGGCGGCAACCTGCGCGCCGATTATGCCGGTGTCGATTTCGGTATTAGCTTCCAGGGCGTTGCCAAAAAGTTGTCGCGCCTGAACACCGACGCCGTGCAGCCATTTGCAGAAGCATTCGGGAATATGCCTGCGGAAATGGTAGGCAACTTCTGGAGCCTCAACAATACCGCTCAGCAAAACCTGGCCGCAACCTATCCGCGACTTTCCCGTACGTCCAATGCCGCCAATTACTCCCTTTCCGATTACTGGCTGATTAACGGCGGTTATTTCCGGTTGAAAAACGTCACGCTGGGCTACACGCTGGGCCAGTCGGCAGTGAAGAAAGCGGGCATTCAGTCGCTGCGGTTTTATCTGTCCGCCAACGATGTTTTCTCGCTCAGTAAATTCCCGAAATACCTTGATCCCGAGTCGGCCAGCTATGCTTATCCCATTGTAGCCACCTTCATGGCGGGCGCTACGATCCGGTTTTAG
- a CDS encoding FecR family protein, with protein sequence MNDDLLYQSLLENQRFISWVLNGSKPDDEFWHRWKLDNPQHTEILEQARLTVRAIHGAKTGMTDEQVDARAHAILAHAKSREGKFRPLWMAWRPWAAAASVLLLVAFGWAAYQNNHVANLLAGQEQHWGIADGEEAVHVTNTGKSLRHIRLSDGSSVVLYQHSSIRYPRHFLSGRRFVELTGDAFFEVAKDSLRPFFVRSGGLVTRVVGTSFSIRSGSEGVTVAVKTGKVAVFPEGKALPAANVKPKDAVLLMPQEQATLQKAGTQIIKVPNQSNTLLNIPIETQSFEYNHTPIAQVFASIENAYGVKIHFDRKLMEHCSLTATLGDEPLETKLEWIGAILEATYTISDQDITISAKSCN encoded by the coding sequence ATGAATGACGATCTGCTCTATCAGTCACTGCTGGAAAACCAACGCTTCATATCCTGGGTCTTGAACGGCTCTAAACCGGACGATGAATTCTGGCATCGCTGGAAACTGGATAATCCGCAGCACACCGAAATCCTCGAACAAGCCCGGCTGACCGTTCGTGCCATTCATGGCGCGAAGACCGGCATGACCGACGAGCAGGTGGATGCCAGAGCACATGCGATTCTCGCTCATGCGAAATCCCGCGAAGGGAAATTTCGGCCGTTATGGATGGCTTGGCGGCCGTGGGCAGCGGCAGCCTCAGTGCTTTTGCTGGTTGCATTTGGCTGGGCGGCTTATCAGAACAACCACGTAGCCAACCTGCTGGCCGGCCAGGAGCAGCATTGGGGAATTGCGGATGGCGAAGAAGCTGTGCATGTGACCAACACCGGCAAGTCTCTAAGGCATATCCGCCTCTCCGACGGTAGTTCAGTGGTACTGTACCAGCATAGCAGCATCCGGTATCCCAGGCATTTTCTCTCAGGCCGCAGGTTCGTCGAATTGACGGGCGATGCATTTTTCGAAGTTGCGAAAGACTCGCTGCGGCCATTCTTCGTGCGTTCGGGCGGGTTGGTAACCCGTGTAGTCGGTACGAGTTTCAGTATTCGGTCCGGCTCGGAGGGTGTTACCGTTGCGGTGAAAACGGGCAAGGTAGCCGTCTTTCCGGAAGGAAAAGCGCTGCCCGCCGCCAACGTGAAGCCGAAGGACGCCGTGCTTCTGATGCCGCAGGAGCAAGCGACGCTTCAAAAGGCGGGCACACAAATCATCAAGGTCCCCAATCAGTCCAACACGCTGCTGAACATCCCGATCGAAACACAATCATTTGAATACAACCACACACCGATCGCTCAGGTATTTGCTTCGATTGAAAATGCTTACGGAGTAAAAATCCATTTTGACCGGAAACTGATGGAACATTGCAGCCTTACGGCCACGCTTGGCGACGAGCCGTTGGAAACAAAGCTGGAATGGATAGGTGCAATACTGGAAGCGACGTACACGATCAGCGATCAGGATATCACCATTTCAGCAAAATCCTGTAACTGA
- a CDS encoding SusC/RagA family TonB-linked outer membrane protein, with protein sequence MRVSLIQLFVIGLFTNLSLAGPTRAQEVLSRRISLSINEQKVETVLGILTRQTGVRFMYIPELIQSTRTVTVSVKEETLGNVLNKLLTPLQINYQVTSRNQILLKRMPKQSLFEHLFPSVTEKESIVAFTVSGKVVDHAGGAIPGATVLLKGTTNTGTSTNEKGEFTLSLPDSARALVVSSIGFLTQEVMLNNRTYIEVKLAADVQALDAVMVVGYGTTSIRKNTAAVAKVETEKLENLPLTSIADGLAGRAPGLIVSTSGAGPGVKPTISIRGGNQPLFVIDGVISTQLDFNNINSNDIESFQVLKDAAATAVYGTRGGNGVILITTKRGKAGESVIRYDYNYDLSQPTYLPQKLSSFERALISNEAKINDGLPPDYSEEVLAKFRDQTDPVNYPNTDWQKLALKRFAPQMRHNISLSGGTERTQYFASLGYFDQGTLYTQKTNWLKRYNYRINMTNNFDKIGLKAEINLSGAIEKLNQPASQYGSGYYYIWGHIQNKSPMTPAFNDKGKYANSGDHPLVEMDPRSGYDRSTDKFVNGNMMLSWAVPGVKGLSVKALGNYRMGNFWEKMWTQTAPQYAIGSDVAAIANKPNLFTNAQDNWSYSLQGHINYETIIAKHHNVSAAVIYEESYSYGENFNATRRNYQLPVDQLASGPTENMENNGSAAESARAGYVGRLRYDYKGKYMLEGNFRYDGNDNFPKGNRWGFFPSISAGWTVSDEGFFQPVADKNILSYLKIRGSIGSVAQDGSAGTVASNLEIPRYGYLPGYSLNQRTYMVGGVLVPGFSEGALPSPDITWYTQNSRNIGLEFTTLSGKLNGSFDYFYIRTTGYLASPSGTKYSDPLGTALPTVKTNGAHRRAGFEFSLNYRNNIGELRYSVGGNLSKYDQLWEVNPTEDEATLKNPDSRTTHQKDYWGRGYIAEGFYQTHEEILNSPKRAGSVNLAPGDIRYRDVNGDGQLDAADQVRIGKQIVPHIMYGVNLDLQYKGFFLNSLFQGAGDRSVYVGDVIRQQVTYEFQKDYWTPENRNATYPRLVSSSGINGDNNYVTSTFWLANGRYVRLKTLQLGYDVKSGLLSRASFIRTLRISLTAQNLLTVSPLRKFYMDPESGSDNNYAYPIQRTFSLGVNVAF encoded by the coding sequence ATGAGAGTCAGCCTCATACAACTATTCGTGATCGGCCTGTTCACAAACCTTTCCCTGGCCGGGCCGACCCGGGCGCAGGAGGTGCTCAGCCGGCGGATAAGCCTGAGCATCAATGAACAAAAAGTAGAGACCGTGCTGGGTATCCTGACCAGGCAAACAGGCGTGCGCTTCATGTATATTCCTGAACTGATCCAGTCGACCCGCACCGTTACCGTCAGTGTGAAAGAAGAAACTTTGGGAAATGTCCTGAATAAGCTGCTGACGCCCCTGCAAATTAACTACCAGGTCACCAGCCGTAACCAGATCTTGCTCAAAAGAATGCCGAAACAGTCGCTTTTCGAACATTTGTTTCCCTCTGTGACTGAAAAAGAGTCGATCGTAGCATTTACCGTATCGGGCAAAGTGGTAGACCATGCCGGTGGCGCCATTCCTGGTGCGACCGTGCTGCTCAAAGGTACGACCAACACGGGCACGTCCACCAACGAAAAGGGCGAGTTTACGCTTTCGCTGCCCGACAGTGCCCGCGCATTGGTGGTATCCTCCATTGGTTTTTTGACGCAGGAGGTAATGCTCAACAACCGTACTTATATCGAGGTAAAGCTGGCGGCCGACGTACAGGCGCTGGATGCGGTGATGGTAGTGGGTTACGGCACGACTTCAATCCGCAAGAATACGGCGGCCGTAGCAAAGGTGGAAACCGAAAAACTTGAAAACCTGCCATTGACCAGCATTGCCGACGGACTTGCGGGCAGGGCTCCCGGCCTGATCGTGTCGACCAGCGGCGCAGGTCCCGGTGTGAAACCGACGATTTCGATCCGTGGTGGCAACCAGCCATTGTTTGTGATCGATGGTGTGATTTCAACCCAGCTGGATTTCAATAATATCAATTCCAATGATATCGAGAGTTTCCAGGTGCTGAAAGACGCTGCCGCGACGGCTGTGTATGGTACGCGTGGCGGTAATGGCGTCATTCTCATTACGACGAAACGTGGAAAAGCAGGAGAGTCGGTGATCCGCTACGACTACAATTATGACCTTTCGCAGCCGACTTATCTTCCTCAGAAATTAAGCTCGTTCGAACGTGCGCTTATTTCAAATGAAGCCAAGATCAACGATGGCCTGCCGCCGGATTATTCCGAAGAAGTGCTGGCTAAATTCCGCGACCAAACCGACCCTGTCAACTACCCGAACACCGACTGGCAAAAACTTGCACTCAAACGTTTCGCGCCTCAAATGAGGCACAACATCTCGCTTTCCGGCGGAACCGAGCGCACCCAGTACTTCGCATCTTTGGGCTATTTCGACCAGGGGACGTTGTATACGCAGAAAACCAACTGGCTGAAACGGTACAATTACCGGATCAATATGACCAACAATTTTGACAAGATCGGCCTTAAAGCGGAGATCAACCTCAGTGGGGCCATTGAGAAGCTGAATCAGCCTGCCTCGCAATACGGATCGGGCTACTATTACATCTGGGGCCACATTCAGAACAAGAGTCCAATGACCCCCGCCTTTAATGACAAGGGCAAATATGCCAACTCGGGCGACCATCCGCTGGTGGAAATGGACCCGCGCTCGGGCTACGACCGGTCTACCGACAAGTTTGTGAATGGAAATATGATGCTGAGCTGGGCCGTTCCTGGCGTAAAAGGGCTATCGGTGAAGGCATTGGGTAATTACCGCATGGGTAATTTCTGGGAGAAAATGTGGACGCAGACAGCGCCGCAATATGCGATCGGCAGCGATGTAGCAGCGATTGCCAATAAGCCGAACCTTTTTACCAATGCTCAGGACAACTGGTCGTACAGCCTGCAAGGCCATATTAATTACGAGACGATCATTGCGAAGCACCACAACGTGAGTGCAGCGGTCATTTATGAGGAAAGTTACTCGTATGGCGAAAATTTCAATGCGACGCGCCGCAATTACCAGCTCCCGGTGGACCAGCTCGCTTCCGGTCCGACTGAAAATATGGAAAACAACGGCTCGGCAGCGGAATCTGCCCGCGCGGGCTATGTAGGCAGGCTTCGCTATGACTATAAAGGCAAGTATATGCTCGAAGGCAACTTCCGCTACGACGGCAACGACAATTTCCCGAAAGGCAACCGCTGGGGATTCTTTCCGTCGATTTCGGCGGGCTGGACCGTCTCGGACGAAGGATTTTTCCAGCCTGTCGCGGATAAAAACATTCTCAGCTATCTGAAAATCAGGGGCTCGATTGGTTCGGTAGCGCAGGATGGATCGGCGGGTACGGTGGCATCCAACCTCGAAATACCCCGCTATGGTTACCTGCCCGGGTATTCGCTCAATCAGCGGACTTATATGGTGGGCGGCGTGCTGGTGCCGGGTTTTAGCGAAGGCGCATTGCCCAGCCCAGATATCACCTGGTACACGCAGAATTCGCGAAACATCGGTTTGGAGTTCACGACGCTATCAGGCAAACTGAATGGCTCTTTCGACTACTTCTACATCCGCACGACGGGGTACCTCGCCAGCCCGTCCGGCACAAAATACTCAGACCCGCTCGGGACGGCGTTGCCGACCGTGAAAACCAATGGGGCACACCGCCGCGCAGGTTTCGAGTTCAGCCTGAATTACCGCAACAATATCGGAGAACTGCGTTACAGTGTCGGTGGTAATTTGTCCAAATACGACCAACTGTGGGAAGTGAACCCAACCGAGGACGAGGCGACATTGAAAAACCCGGACAGCCGCACCACGCACCAGAAGGATTATTGGGGCCGCGGATACATTGCCGAAGGTTTTTACCAGACACATGAAGAAATTCTGAACAGCCCGAAAAGGGCCGGATCGGTAAACCTCGCGCCCGGTGATATCCGCTACCGCGATGTGAATGGCGACGGCCAGCTCGATGCCGCCGACCAGGTGCGGATTGGGAAGCAAATTGTGCCTCACATCATGTACGGTGTCAATCTCGACCTGCAATACAAAGGTTTTTTTCTCAACTCGTTGTTCCAGGGGGCCGGCGACCGCAGCGTGTACGTAGGTGATGTGATCCGCCAGCAGGTGACCTACGAATTTCAGAAAGATTACTGGACGCCCGAAAACCGCAATGCAACCTACCCGCGCCTGGTCAGTTCTTCGGGAATTAATGGGGATAACAACTATGTAACGTCGACATTCTGGCTTGCTAATGGCAGGTATGTAAGGTTGAAAACGTTGCAGCTTGGCTACGACGTAAAATCCGGTTTGCTGAGTCGTGCCAGCTTCATCCGGACACTGCGTATATCCCTTACCGCACAAAACCTGCTGACTGTTTCTCCGCTCAGAAAATTCTATATGGACCCCGAGTCCGGCAGCGACAACAATTATGCATACCCGATCCAGCGGACCTTTTCATTGGGTGTAAATGTGGCATTCTAA